The DNA sequence ACGGCGTGGAGTTCCTTCATCTCGCCGGCCGTGGCCGCGACCGTCGCCTCGTCGAGGCATCGCATGCCGGCGGCGACTTCGCCGACACTCACCCGCGACAGCCCCTCGAGGGCCAGCGCCGTGAACTCGACGCCGCGGTCGCCGAGCGTGCGGCCCAGCGTGGCGGCGCGGCGTGCACTCTCGGTGGCGGCCGACGGATCGTGACCCCGGAAGAGCGCGAGTTCCCCCTCGCGAATGAGGAGCCAGCCGAACTCTGGTGACTGTTCATGTTGCACCAGGAGTCGTCGCGCGCGTTCCATCCAGCCCGAGGCGACGGCGAAGTCGCCGCGAAACGAGAGGTAGTCCCAGACGAGCCAAATCGCAACGCGCGCCGCGCCACGCGCATCGCCGTTCTCGCGATACCGGGTGTAGGCACGCTCGCGGGCACTGAAGGTGAGTTCGGCGTCGTCCACCCACCAGGCAGCCAGGCCGAGGTCCTCGAGCGCGCCGGCGGTCTCACCCGCGGCAAGGCTCGTCTCGCACAGGGCCCTCGCTTCGCTCCACGCGCAGCGCAGAAGCGCATCCTTGGCAGCTCGCGCCGCCGCCTGCCCACGGGCGTCATGCGGCTTGGGCGGCGTGGACGATGTCGCTAACCTGAGCGGCTTGGAGGATCGCCGCGGCCGGGGGGGCATGGTTCCATTATAACACCAATCGGCGCGGGTAGCCGTGGAGCCTTCGCGCGGGGCGCTGCCTTGGAAGCTGCGTGCCAAGGCAGCGGCCGCGGGCGGCTGGCGTGAGCGCACCATGCTGGCTTGCGGGGCGCGCCCGCGCCCGCCTCTATTTTTGAAGTACCTGCCATTCCTCTTTACCCGCCTTGAAGCTGCCCAACGCAGGTAGTCGGCCCACATCCAAGCGTCGGAGAGGTACGCCAATGGAACAGTCCACCGAAGTCAACGGCGTGAACGTGTCCAGGATGCTGGAGATGAAACGGCTCTGCGGGGAGGACCCGGACCGGGCGGACCACCGTCCCACCATGGTGGGTCAGTGGATTGGCGGGTCGCGCTCGCGGGTCGAGTTCAAGGACAAGGCGCTGAACGTCGGCGGCCCTGGCAATTTCGATGCGATGCAGCTGGTGCTCGCGGCGCTGGCGGCCTGCGATATCGACCTCGTCGCCGTGCACGCCGCCTTTCTGGGGCTCACCATCGAGAGTCTCTCGGTGGAAGTCAGTGGCCACTTCAATCTTCGGGCGTACCTGGGCCTCGAAACCGCCTCTGGTTCAGGCTACGACGCCATCGACTACACGATCCGCGCTTCTATTCCGGGCGCCGAGCCAGAGCAACTGGCCTACCTGCGGGAACGCTGCGAGCGCTCCTCGCCCGTAGGAGACACTCTCGCGCGTGCCATTCCGGTGAATCTCCATTTCCTGGCGAACTCCTGATCGTCCGCGGCGATGTGACAACTGGCCTCGACGCACAACCCGAACCTCAACCACCCCGGCAATGACCCGTCTACTTGCGCTCTGCCTGCTGCTGCTGGCCGCCTGCCGACCGGCGGACCGCGCCGCCGAGACCACGGCCACCGCGTCGGGCTGGCGTGATGCCGCGACGCATCGCGAACGCTTCGTCGAGACCAATGGCGTGCGCCTCGACGTCCTCGACTGGGGCGGCACCGGGCCGGCGCTCATCCTGATCCACGGGTATGGCGACTCTCCGCATGTCTTCGACGACATCGCGCCGAAGTTCACTGACCAGTTTCGCGTTGTGGCGTACGCGCGCCGCGGACACGGCAAGTCCTCCAGCGGCGAATCGTACAGCAACGCGACGCTCGTCGCGGACCTCGTCGGTATCATGGACAGCCTCGGCATCGCGAAGGCGAGCCTCGCCGGCTGGTCGATGGGCGGCAACGAAATCACGGCCGCCGCCGGACTCCACCCGGATCGAGTGGAGAAGCTCGTGTACCTCGATGCGGGATATGACTGGAGCGATACTGCGTTCGCGGCCAGCCTCGGCGAACTGCCGATCGCCCTGGACCCGCCGGCCGAAGCCAAGGCGAGCCTGGACGCGTTCAAGGCATGGTGGATACCGACATGGTGGCCCGGCGGCGATGTCGCTCGGGTGGAGGCGTTCTTGCGCGACATCAGCGGCCTCGCGTCCGACGGCACCCTGCATCCGGTGCCTGACAGTGCCAACGCGGCCCGCGCGTTCGCCGCGCTGCTCTCGGAACGTCGTGACTATCGGAAGGTGCACGCCCCCGCGCTTGCCATTTACGCCGAAATCTTCCTCTCCCAGCCAGGAAAGCACAGCGCTGCCAGCGCCGCGATCCGGGGCTGGGAGACCAAGCATGCGGTACCGTTCCGCGCGGTGTCGCAGGCTCGCCTCCGGAAGGACCTCAGAGGCGCGGAGATCGTGACGGTTCCTGGTTCACACGCCGACTTCATCTTCGTGTCACGCGACACGATCGCGACGCTCATGTCACGTTTCTTGATGCGCAGGTAGAAAGCGTCTGGGGGAACCGCCAAATGCCCCACGACGCAGTGCCGTCCCGCGCACCGCTCGGAGACTGACGTGACGCCGCCCTGCGTCCCGTCAGTCCCCAGCCCCAAGCACGTCCCGCTTCTCCCCCTCGCGAAGTCCGCCCTCGGTGGGATCCCCACTCGCGAGTTCCCGCCCCTCCCCCCGCCTCGCCAACGCCAGCGACCCCGCCGCGCACACCGCGCCCGACGTGGCGAGGGCCGGACCAAACACCAGGAACTCTCCCCACAGGCTCGCCCCTCGGAGGGCCGCGCCGCCGATGAACAACGCGGTCAGCAGTAAACCGCTCACGGCGCCCCACAGCGCAAAACGCGACAGCGACATGCGCTCGAACGCGCGACGGCTCTCGATCGCCACAAGAATCCCGGAGAAGACGACACCGGTCACAAACCCGAGCGGGGCAAACAGGAGCGCAAACGGGAGGTCGGAGTAGAAACCGGGCACGCGCGCCAACAGCACGCCCGCCGCAAACCAGGCGGCCCCCCAGGTGAGCCCCATGCCGATGGCCGCACGAATGCGTCGCCCCCACGTCCCCATCACTGCCTCCCGAAGCTCAAAATTGCGCGTTATCAGCGAGTTGCGCATTTCACGAGAAGTACTTTGTTATGCAAAGTACGGCCGGGCTTTGCGGAGGTCAAGCTGAAGCGCTCTGTCCGTCGCCGTTCGTTGCGGCTAGCGTTGAGATGTCCCCGCTCCCGCCCCACGGAGGGTCCCCTGCCCCGCACACTCCTCCTCGTCCGCCACGCAAAGTCCAGCCGTGACGACCCGGAACTCCCCGACCGCGCCCGCCCCCTCAACAAGCGCGGCACGCGCGACGCCGCCGCGATGGCGCGACGCGTCGCGCTGCGCCCCAACCGGCCGCAACGCATCGTCACCAGCCCCGCCCTGCGCGCGCGCCGCACCGCCGAGGCGATGGCCGCCGCGGTGGAACTCGAACCGGAAGCGCTCGTCGTCGACGAACGCATCTACGACGCCTCCGCCGAGGACCTCCTCGACGTCATCCGCGCCCTCGACCCGCGCGTCGAACGCGTGATGCTCGTCGGCCACCACCCGGGGATGACCGACATCGCCAACCTCCTCGCCAACGCCGACATCGCCAAGATCCCGACCTGCGGTATCGCCGAGCTGCGCCTCGACGCGCGTGCGTGGACGGACGCGGGCGAAGGCACCGCCACGCTCATCAGCCTCGACACGCCCAAGGATCACGCGGACTAGCACATCCGCGCTGGCGCGCCAATTCCCCCCTTCACATATTCGCCGCACCCTCGGCGCCGATACCGTATTCGTCCAGCTCGCCACACGAGAGAGTCCATGCTCCGCCGCTGCGCGTTCGTCCTCGCCTTCCTCTCCGCGTCCGCCGCCCTCGCCCAGAGCGCACCGCAGGGCGCACTTGGC is a window from the Gemmatimonadaceae bacterium genome containing:
- a CDS encoding alpha/beta hydrolase translates to MTRLLALCLLLLAACRPADRAAETTATASGWRDAATHRERFVETNGVRLDVLDWGGTGPALILIHGYGDSPHVFDDIAPKFTDQFRVVAYARRGHGKSSSGESYSNATLVADLVGIMDSLGIAKASLAGWSMGGNEITAAAGLHPDRVEKLVYLDAGYDWSDTAFAASLGELPIALDPPAEAKASLDAFKAWWIPTWWPGGDVARVEAFLRDISGLASDGTLHPVPDSANAARAFAALLSERRDYRKVHAPALAIYAEIFLSQPGKHSAASAAIRGWETKHAVPFRAVSQARLRKDLRGAEIVTVPGSHADFIFVSRDTIATLMSRFLMRR
- a CDS encoding histidine phosphatase family protein, whose translation is MRCPRSRPTEGPLPRTLLLVRHAKSSRDDPELPDRARPLNKRGTRDAAAMARRVALRPNRPQRIVTSPALRARRTAEAMAAAVELEPEALVVDERIYDASAEDLLDVIRALDPRVERVMLVGHHPGMTDIANLLANADIAKIPTCGIAELRLDARAWTDAGEGTATLISLDTPKDHAD
- a CDS encoding OsmC family protein; this encodes MEQSTEVNGVNVSRMLEMKRLCGEDPDRADHRPTMVGQWIGGSRSRVEFKDKALNVGGPGNFDAMQLVLAALAACDIDLVAVHAAFLGLTIESLSVEVSGHFNLRAYLGLETASGSGYDAIDYTIRASIPGAEPEQLAYLRERCERSSPVGDTLARAIPVNLHFLANS